In a genomic window of Pseudomonas mohnii:
- a CDS encoding MBL fold metallo-hydrolase yields MRFAVLGSGSQGNGTLIASADTYVLVDCGFSLRETEKRLLRLGVNPAQLSAILVTHEHADHVHGVGLLSRRYNLPVYLSRGTLRGMRKPIEPAGFLADGEQLQVGDLSIGVIAVAHDAQEPTQYVFSDGQRRFGLLTDLGSYCNKVLDGYRDLDALMIEANHCRDMLARGHYPYFLKQRVGGELGHLNNHQAAFLVAELGWKDLQHLVLAHLSSKNNLPQLARQCFVDTLGCDPDWLQLADQDSGLDWRHIA; encoded by the coding sequence ATGCGTTTTGCCGTTCTCGGCAGCGGTAGCCAGGGGAACGGCACGCTGATAGCCAGTGCTGACACGTACGTGCTGGTGGATTGTGGTTTCTCCCTGCGGGAAACCGAAAAACGCCTGCTGCGCCTGGGTGTGAACCCTGCGCAGCTGAGCGCGATACTCGTGACCCACGAACATGCCGACCACGTGCATGGCGTGGGTTTGCTGTCTCGGCGCTACAATCTGCCTGTCTACCTCAGTCGCGGGACCTTGCGCGGGATGCGCAAACCGATTGAACCCGCGGGCTTCCTGGCGGATGGAGAACAACTGCAAGTCGGCGACTTGAGCATCGGTGTCATTGCCGTGGCCCATGATGCGCAGGAACCGACGCAATACGTGTTCAGCGACGGTCAGCGACGCTTTGGCCTGTTGACCGACCTGGGCTCGTACTGCAACAAGGTGCTGGACGGCTATCGGGATCTCGATGCATTGATGATCGAGGCCAACCACTGCCGTGACATGCTGGCTCGCGGTCACTATCCGTACTTTCTTAAGCAGCGGGTTGGCGGCGAACTGGGACATTTGAACAACCATCAGGCGGCATTTCTGGTGGCCGAGTTGGGCTGGAAAGACCTGCAACACCTGGTCCTGGCCCACCTGAGCAGCAAGAACAACTTGCCGCAGCTGGCCCGGCAATGTTTTGTCGACACCCTTGGGTGCGACCCGGACTGGCTGCAACTGGCCGATCAAGATTCAGGGCTCGACTGGCGACACATCGCCTAG
- the bamC gene encoding outer membrane protein assembly factor BamC, with translation MKRLAGLSALALIISSTSGCGWVWGPEGYFRDRGSDYLQAQQTAPMQLPPDVSTAKRLDPLLPIPRNVADDTVKGEYIVPRPQPLSAIADASAYSLQKSGDSHWILAQNPPAEAWPVAVQFFQDNGFRLDEQRPQTGEFTTTWQHADELSAAMAKRLSAAGVGTDSEIRVRVRIEPGVQRNTSEVYVVTAERPAGSTADVAFTNRSVNTGLDAALVDDMLASMSRISEKGGSVSMLASRDFETPSRVSLSVDGSGNPVLNVGSDLDRAWASVGRALEQGEWRVEDINRSLGLYYINLAEKAEKKDDKPGFFSGLFGSKPDKEQLEARAERYQVRLSKVGDSVQVTVEKNINTVAPADVARKVLSVIQDNLG, from the coding sequence ATGAAGCGATTGGCCGGACTTTCCGCACTTGCCTTGATCATCTCCAGCACCAGTGGCTGTGGATGGGTCTGGGGCCCGGAAGGTTATTTCCGTGACCGTGGTAGCGATTACCTGCAAGCGCAACAGACTGCACCGATGCAACTGCCGCCGGATGTCAGCACCGCCAAGCGTCTGGATCCGCTGTTGCCGATCCCGCGTAACGTAGCGGACGACACCGTCAAGGGCGAATACATCGTGCCTCGGCCGCAACCGTTGTCGGCCATTGCCGATGCCAGCGCCTACTCCCTGCAGAAGAGCGGTGACTCGCACTGGATCCTGGCACAAAATCCGCCGGCCGAAGCCTGGCCAGTGGCCGTGCAGTTCTTCCAGGACAACGGTTTCCGTCTGGACGAGCAGCGCCCGCAGACCGGCGAGTTCACCACGACCTGGCAACACGCTGACGAACTGTCCGCCGCCATGGCCAAGCGCCTGAGCGCAGCCGGTGTCGGCACTGACAGCGAAATCCGTGTCCGTGTGCGTATCGAACCGGGCGTGCAACGTAACACCAGTGAAGTCTACGTGGTCACTGCCGAGCGTCCTGCCGGCAGCACCGCCGATGTCGCCTTCACCAACCGTTCGGTCAATACTGGCCTGGACGCGGCACTGGTCGACGACATGCTCGCGAGCATGAGCCGCATCTCGGAGAAGGGCGGTTCGGTCTCCATGCTGGCCTCCCGTGACTTCGAAACGCCAAGCCGTGTCAGCCTGAGTGTTGATGGCAGCGGCAACCCTGTCCTGAACGTCGGTTCGGACCTGGATCGTGCCTGGGCGAGTGTCGGTCGTGCATTGGAACAGGGCGAATGGCGCGTTGAAGACATTAACCGCAGCCTGGGCCTGTACTACATCAACCTGGCGGAAAAAGCCGAGAAGAAGGATGACAAGCCAGGTTTCTTCAGTGGTCTGTTCGGCAGCAAGCCAGACAAGGAACAGCTTGAAGCCCGTGCCGAGCGTTATCAGGTTCGCCTGAGCAAGGTGGGCGACAGTGTTCAGGTCACCGTCGAGAAAAACATCAATACTGTGGCGCCTGCTGATGTAGCGCGCAAAGTGTTGAGCGTGATTCAGGACAACCTGGGCTGA
- the dapA gene encoding 4-hydroxy-tetrahydrodipicolinate synthase → MIAGSMVALVTPMDAQGRLDWDSLSKLVDFHLQNGTHAIVAVGTTGESATLDVSEHIEVIRRIVKQVNGRIPVIAGTGANSTREAIELTTNAKTAGADACLLVTPYYNKPTQEGLYQHFKTIAEAVDIPQILYNVPGRTACDMQAETVIRLSTVKNIIGIKEATGDLKRAKAIIDGVSSDFLVLSGDDATAVELILLGGKGNISVTANVAPREMADLCIAALNGEADKARAIHEKLMPLNKTLFIESNPIPVKWALHEMGLMPEGIRLPLTWLSAECHEPLRQAMRQSGVLV, encoded by the coding sequence ATGATTGCGGGCAGTATGGTGGCACTGGTCACACCCATGGATGCACAGGGTCGTCTCGACTGGGACAGTCTGAGCAAACTGGTGGACTTTCACCTGCAAAACGGCACCCACGCCATCGTGGCGGTCGGCACGACAGGTGAGTCGGCCACTCTTGATGTGAGCGAACACATCGAAGTCATCCGTCGCATAGTGAAGCAGGTCAATGGCCGCATTCCGGTGATCGCCGGTACCGGCGCCAACTCGACCCGTGAAGCCATCGAGCTGACCACCAACGCGAAGACCGCCGGCGCCGATGCCTGCCTGCTGGTCACTCCCTACTACAACAAGCCGACCCAGGAAGGCTTGTACCAGCACTTCAAGACGATCGCCGAAGCCGTCGATATCCCGCAGATCCTCTATAACGTGCCCGGACGTACCGCTTGCGACATGCAGGCTGAAACCGTGATCCGTCTGTCGACCGTCAAGAACATCATCGGCATCAAGGAAGCCACCGGCGACCTCAAGCGTGCCAAAGCCATCATCGACGGTGTCAGCAGCGATTTCCTGGTGCTCTCCGGTGACGATGCCACCGCAGTCGAGCTGATCCTGCTGGGCGGCAAGGGCAATATTTCGGTCACTGCCAACGTTGCACCGCGCGAAATGGCCGACCTGTGCATCGCCGCGCTGAATGGCGAGGCCGACAAGGCGCGCGCCATCCATGAAAAGCTGATGCCGCTCAATAAAACCCTGTTTATCGAATCCAACCCTATCCCTGTGAAATGGGCGCTGCATGAGATGGGCCTGATGCCGGAAGGCATCCGTCTGCCGCTCACCTGGCTCAGCGCCGAATGTCACGAACCGCTGCGGCAGGCCATGCGCCAGTCCGGCGTTCTGGTTTAA